The Cygnus olor isolate bCygOlo1 chromosome 18, bCygOlo1.pri.v2, whole genome shotgun sequence genome includes a window with the following:
- the MAP2K6 gene encoding dual specificity mitogen-activated protein kinase kinase 6 yields MSQARGKKRNPGLKIPKEAFEQPQTSSTPPRDLDSKACISIGEENFEVKADDLEPISELGRGAYGVVEKMRHMPSGQIMAVKRIRATVNSQEQKRLLMDLDISMRTVDCPFTVTFYGALFREGDVWICMELMDTSLDKFYKHVIDKGLTIPEDILGKIAVSIVKALEHLHSKLSVIHRDVKPSNVLINTQGQVKMCDFGISGYLVDSVAKTMDAGCKPYMAPERINPELNQKGYSVKSDIWSLGITMIELAILRFPYDSWGTPFQQLKQVVEEPSPQLPADKFSSEFVDFTSQCLKKNSKERPTYPELMQHPFFTLHESKETDVASFVKLILGD; encoded by the exons GCAAGAAGAGAAACCCTGGGCTGAAAATTCCTAAAGAAGCATTTGAGCAACCACAGACAAGCTCCAC GCCACCCAGGGATCTAGACTCCAAAGCCTGCATCTCTATTGGTGAGGAG AACTTTGAGGTGAAAGCCGATGACCTGGAGCCCATCTCCGAGCTGGGACGAGGTGCGTACGGGGTGGTGGAGAAGATGCGGCACATGCCTAGCGGGCAGATCATGGCAGTGAAG CGCATCCGAGCCACAGTGAACAGCCAGGAGCAGAAGAGGTTACTGATGGACCTGGATATCTCCATGAGGACGGTAGATTGCCCCTTCACTGTCACCTTTTACGGGGCACTTTTCCGAGAG GGAGACGTGTGGATCTGCATGGAGCTGATGGATACCTCACTGGACAAGTTCTACAAACACGTCATTGACAAAGGCCTGACGATTCCTGAGGACATCTTAGGGAAAATAGCTGTCTCT ATCGTAAAAGCACTAGAACATCTACACAGTAAGCTCTCCGTCATCCACAGAG ATGTAAAGCCCTCTAACGTGTTGATCAATACACAGGGGCAGGTGAAAATGTGCGATTTTGGAATTAGCGGTTACCTCGTTGACTCGGTTGCTAAAACCATGGATGCGGGATGCAAACCCTACATGGCT CCTGAAAGAATTAACCCTGAGCTGAACCAGAAGGGGTACAGCGTCAAATCTGATATCTGGAGCCTGGGGATCACAATG ATCGAGCTGGCCATCCTGCGCTTTCCCTACGACTCCTGGGGGACACCCTTCCAGCAGCTCaagcaggtggtggaggagccgtCGCCGCAGCTCCCGGCAGACAAGTTTTCGTCGGAGTTCGTCGATTTTACCTCGCAATG cttGAAGAAGAATTCCAAAGAACGGCCAACATACCCAGAGCTTATG